The following are from one region of the Camelus ferus isolate YT-003-E chromosome 13, BCGSAC_Cfer_1.0, whole genome shotgun sequence genome:
- the LDLRAP1 gene encoding low density lipoprotein receptor adapter protein 1 isoform X2, producing the protein MDALKSAGRALIRSPSLAKQSWGGGGRHRKLPENWTDTRETLLEGMLFSLKYLGMTLVEQPKGEELSAAAVKRIVATAKASGKKLQKVTLKVSPRGIILTDNITKQLIENVSIYRISYCTADKMHDKVFAYIAQSQHNENLECHAFLCSKRKMAQAVTLTVAQAFKVAFELWQVSKEEKEKREKASQDGGDVLGGGCRDSAPSLKSLVATGNLLDLEEMAKAPLSTVSANTTNMDEAQRPQALNSSSVVWLDDGLDEAFSRLAQSRTNPQVLDTGLTPQDIHYAQCLSPVDWDKPDSSGAEPDDHFNF; encoded by the exons agctgcctgAGAACTGGACAGACACCCGGGAGACGCTGCTCGAGGGCATGCTCTTCAGCCTCAAGTACCTGGGCATGACACTGGTGGAGCAGCCCAAGGGCGAGGAGCTGTCGGCCGCCGCAGTCAAGAGGATCGTGGCCACG GCCAAGGCCAGCGGGAAGAAACTACAGAAGGTGACTCTCAAGGTGTCACCACGGGGGATCATCCTGACTGACAACATCACCAAGCAGCTCATTGAGAACGTGTCCATTTACAG AATCTCCTACTGCACGGCAGACAAGATGCATGACAAAGTGTTTGCATACATCGCGCAGAGCCAGCACAATGAGAATCTTGAATGCCATGCCTTCCTCTGCAGCAAGCGGAAGATG GCCCAAGCTGTCACCCTCACAGTAGCCCAGGCCTTCAAAGTCGCCTTTGAGCTTTGGCAGGTATCCAAGGAAG agaaggagaagagggagaaagccaGCCAAGACGGAGGAGACGTCCTAGGTGGGGGCTGCCGAGACAGTGCCCCTTCACTGAAGAGCC TGGTCGCCACTGGGAACCTGCTGGACTTGGAAGAGATGGCCAAGGCCCCACTGTCCACGGTCAGCGCTAACACCACTAACATGGACGAGGCACAGCGGCCTCAAGCCTTAAACAGCAGCAGCGTTGTCTGG CTGGATGATGGCCTGGATGAAGCATTTTCAAG GCTGGCCCAGTCTCGGACGAACCCTCAGGTCCTGGACACCGGACTGACACCACAGGACATTCATTACGCCCAGTGCCTCTCGCCTGTCGACTGGGACAAGCCTGATAGCAGTGGCGCCGAGCCGGATGACCACTTCAACTTCTGA
- the LDLRAP1 gene encoding low density lipoprotein receptor adapter protein 1 isoform X1, which produces MDALKSAGRALIRSPSLAKQSWGGGGRHRKLPENWTDTRETLLEGMLFSLKYLGMTLVEQPKGEELSAAAVKRIVATAKASGKKLQKVTLKVSPRGIILTDNITKQLIENVSIYRISYCTADKMHDKVFAYIAQSQHNENLECHAFLCSKRKMAQAVTLTVAQAFKVAFELWQVSKEEKEKREKASQDGGDVLGGGCRDSAPSLKSLVATGNLLDLEEMAKAPLSTVSANTTNMDEAQRPQALNSSSVVWELDDGLDEAFSRLAQSRTNPQVLDTGLTPQDIHYAQCLSPVDWDKPDSSGAEPDDHFNF; this is translated from the exons agctgcctgAGAACTGGACAGACACCCGGGAGACGCTGCTCGAGGGCATGCTCTTCAGCCTCAAGTACCTGGGCATGACACTGGTGGAGCAGCCCAAGGGCGAGGAGCTGTCGGCCGCCGCAGTCAAGAGGATCGTGGCCACG GCCAAGGCCAGCGGGAAGAAACTACAGAAGGTGACTCTCAAGGTGTCACCACGGGGGATCATCCTGACTGACAACATCACCAAGCAGCTCATTGAGAACGTGTCCATTTACAG AATCTCCTACTGCACGGCAGACAAGATGCATGACAAAGTGTTTGCATACATCGCGCAGAGCCAGCACAATGAGAATCTTGAATGCCATGCCTTCCTCTGCAGCAAGCGGAAGATG GCCCAAGCTGTCACCCTCACAGTAGCCCAGGCCTTCAAAGTCGCCTTTGAGCTTTGGCAGGTATCCAAGGAAG agaaggagaagagggagaaagccaGCCAAGACGGAGGAGACGTCCTAGGTGGGGGCTGCCGAGACAGTGCCCCTTCACTGAAGAGCC TGGTCGCCACTGGGAACCTGCTGGACTTGGAAGAGATGGCCAAGGCCCCACTGTCCACGGTCAGCGCTAACACCACTAACATGGACGAGGCACAGCGGCCTCAAGCCTTAAACAGCAGCAGCGTTGTCTGG GAGCTGGATGATGGCCTGGATGAAGCATTTTCAAG GCTGGCCCAGTCTCGGACGAACCCTCAGGTCCTGGACACCGGACTGACACCACAGGACATTCATTACGCCCAGTGCCTCTCGCCTGTCGACTGGGACAAGCCTGATAGCAGTGGCGCCGAGCCGGATGACCACTTCAACTTCTGA